A single Penaeus chinensis breed Huanghai No. 1 chromosome 7, ASM1920278v2, whole genome shotgun sequence DNA region contains:
- the LOC125027526 gene encoding uncharacterized protein LOC125027526: MRHLLLLGLFAVNLLLFAESFILPPGYAPPVFPLLPLPHLPLLGVVNEGGLMPLLVSTLMAMHAGTIIALFVTGGYRRKRSASEDFTDPVYLIMTAVSRLDTHGCILKLLCQLRADSPDNLSAEERIIVEIFADHLDLFAKNGAGESSALGEDGHVQGQDVCASSDDRCPVAGDLLRSLSRQVWGSSFF; encoded by the exons ATGCGTCACCTCCTCCTGCTAGGACTCTTCGCGGTCAACCTCCTCCTGTTCGCCGagtccttcatccttcctcctggCTACGCTCCTCCGGTCTTCCCTTTGCTTCCTCTGCCACACCTCCCGCTGCTGGGTGTTGTGAACGAAGGCGGGCTGATGCCTCTTCTGGTGTCTACGTTGATGGCGATGCac gCCGGCACCATCATAGCCCTCTTCGTCACCGGAGGCTACCGCAGGAAAAGGTCGGCCTCGGAGGACTTTACGGATCCCGTGTACCTCATCATGACCGCCGTCAGCCGTCTGGACACTCACGGCTGCATCCTGAAGTTGCTGTGCCAGTTGAGAGCCGACTCTCCCGACAACCTTTCTGCAGAAGAGCGGATTATCGTTGAAATCTTCGCCGATCACCTCGATCTCTTCGCCAAGAACGGGGCCGGCGAGTCCTCTGCCCTCGGTGAGGACGGTCATGTGCAGGGCCAGGATGTGTGCGCCTCTTCTGATGATCGCTGTCCGGTTGCAGGAGATCTACTGAGGAGTCTGTCGCGGCAGGTCTGGGGAAGCAGCTTCTTCTAA